One region of Ferviditalea candida genomic DNA includes:
- a CDS encoding low molecular weight protein arginine phosphatase, with protein MKHILFVCTGNTCRSPMAEAMLRKLAGEQGLELEVRSAGLMAAVNMPISGNSLEVLRKKGIADKLISTPLGQEWVEWADLILTMTTDHKQTVIRRFPDSLDKTFTLKEYAEDDVKILGAIAEQQKLLSDWQIKKSLSQDISETDRKRLAELSALIPDVDIADPFGGALAEYQAAADEIESALKKLIFKLRNASLQ; from the coding sequence ATGAAGCATATTCTTTTTGTCTGTACGGGCAATACTTGCCGCAGTCCCATGGCGGAAGCCATGCTGAGGAAATTGGCCGGGGAGCAGGGTCTTGAACTGGAAGTGCGCTCGGCTGGATTGATGGCGGCGGTCAACATGCCGATTTCCGGCAATTCGTTGGAGGTGCTGCGGAAAAAAGGAATTGCGGACAAGCTGATCTCGACCCCGCTCGGCCAGGAATGGGTGGAGTGGGCCGATTTGATTTTGACGATGACCACCGATCATAAGCAGACGGTTATCCGGCGGTTTCCCGATTCCTTAGACAAAACCTTTACGCTGAAAGAGTATGCGGAGGACGACGTCAAAATTCTCGGAGCGATTGCCGAACAGCAGAAGCTGCTGTCCGATTGGCAGATCAAAAAGTCGTTGTCCCAGGACATCTCCGAAACCGATCGGAAGCGGCTGGCGGAATTATCGGCATTGATCCCGGATGTGGATATTGCCGATCCGTTCGGAGGGGCGTTGGCGGAATATCAGGCGGCTGCGGATGAGATCGAGTCGGCGCTGAAGAAATTGATCTTCAAGCTGCGGAACGCTTCCTTGCAATGA
- the tadA gene encoding tRNA adenosine(34) deaminase TadA: MEEQEHIRWMREAVHEARKAEALAEVPIGAVIVRNGEIIARGYNVRETTHDPAGHAEMIAIRQAGEHLKAWRLLGCTLYVTLEPCPMCAGAIVQSRIERVVYGTADPKAGCAGTLMNLLQDDRFNHRAEVIRGVLEEECSSLLTDFFKKLRLRQ; this comes from the coding sequence ATGGAAGAACAAGAGCATATCCGTTGGATGAGGGAAGCCGTTCATGAAGCGCGGAAAGCGGAGGCCCTTGCGGAGGTTCCGATCGGTGCGGTCATCGTCCGGAATGGAGAAATCATCGCAAGAGGGTACAATGTCCGGGAAACCACGCATGATCCCGCGGGGCACGCCGAAATGATCGCCATCCGGCAAGCCGGCGAACATCTGAAAGCATGGAGGCTGCTCGGCTGTACGCTGTATGTGACACTGGAGCCTTGCCCCATGTGCGCCGGAGCGATTGTGCAGTCGCGCATTGAACGCGTTGTTTACGGAACCGCGGACCCGAAAGCCGGCTGTGCCGGAACGCTCATGAATCTGCTCCAGGACGACCGATTCAATCACCGTGCGGAAGTGATCCGCGGAGTGCTGGAGGAAGAATGCAGCTCGCTTCTGACCGATTTTTTCAAGAAACTGCGTTTGCGGCAATAA
- the upp gene encoding uracil phosphoribosyltransferase: MGKVVICDHPLIQHKLTFIRDVQTNVKEFRELVDEVATLMAYEITRELPLEDKHVQTPVAVAKGKIISGRMLGLIPILRAGLGMVDGILKLIPAAEVGHIGLYRDPSTLQPVEYYVKLPADVHERELIVIDPMLATGGSAAAAIAILKKHGCTKIKLMCLIAAPKGLEYIRAEHPDVDIYTAAVDQRLNEHGYIVPGLGDAGDRLFGTKASR, from the coding sequence GTGGGGAAGGTAGTCATTTGCGACCATCCTTTAATCCAGCACAAACTGACTTTCATCAGGGATGTTCAGACGAATGTGAAGGAGTTTCGCGAGCTGGTGGACGAAGTGGCCACTCTGATGGCTTACGAAATTACCCGGGAGCTTCCTTTGGAAGATAAGCATGTGCAGACACCGGTGGCCGTCGCAAAAGGCAAGATCATCTCCGGACGGATGCTTGGCCTGATCCCGATCCTGCGGGCCGGACTAGGCATGGTGGACGGAATTTTGAAGCTGATTCCCGCTGCGGAGGTGGGGCATATCGGACTGTATCGCGATCCCTCGACTCTTCAGCCCGTGGAATATTATGTAAAACTTCCGGCGGATGTCCACGAGCGCGAGCTTATCGTGATTGATCCTATGCTTGCTACGGGAGGATCGGCTGCGGCGGCGATCGCCATACTCAAGAAACACGGCTGCACAAAGATCAAATTGATGTGCCTGATCGCGGCGCCCAAAGGTCTGGAGTATATCAGGGCCGAGCATCCGGATGTCGATATTTATACGGCTGCGGTTGATCAGCGGCTGAACGAGCACGGATATATTGTGCCGGGGCTTGGCGATGCCGGGGACCGGTTGTTTGGAACCAAGGCATCGCGATGA
- the rpiB gene encoding ribose 5-phosphate isomerase B — translation MKIALGSDHGGYRLKEEIKSFVQSLGHDVEDVGCDCSDSVDYPDYALPVCRKVVAGEADRGIVICGTGIGMSIAANKVPGIRCALVHDMFSAKATREHNDSNVLAMGERVIGPGLAQEIVRVWLETEFSEGERHVKRLKKIKTMEDEYSLHP, via the coding sequence ATGAAAATTGCCTTGGGATCCGACCACGGAGGATATCGGTTGAAGGAAGAAATCAAAAGCTTTGTTCAGTCGTTGGGGCATGATGTTGAGGATGTCGGCTGCGATTGTTCGGATTCGGTGGATTACCCGGACTACGCTCTGCCGGTTTGCCGGAAAGTCGTGGCCGGCGAAGCCGACAGGGGAATTGTGATCTGCGGAACGGGCATCGGCATGAGCATTGCGGCCAATAAGGTGCCCGGCATACGCTGCGCGCTGGTGCATGACATGTTTTCGGCTAAAGCAACCCGTGAGCATAACGATTCCAATGTGCTGGCGATGGGAGAGCGGGTTATCGGTCCCGGCTTGGCGCAGGAAATTGTCAGAGTATGGCTGGAAACGGAATTTTCCGAAGGAGAACGCCACGTCAAGCGTTTGAAAAAAATCAAGACCATGGAAGATGAATATTCGCTCCATCCCTAA
- a CDS encoding L-threonylcarbamoyladenylate synthase yields MTEQGMETMQTKYWKASPNAEAFDPAILEAAEYLRSGRLVAFPTETVYGLGANALSTEAVEKIFQAKGRPSDNPLIVHIADPGQLDDLVLEYDAPVKQLIEAFWPGPLTLVLPVRPGAVSPRVTAGLSTIAVRMPDHPLALHLIRAAGCPVAAPSANRSGKPSPTAAEHVRNDLDGRIDGILDGGHSGVGLESTVVEWADGKVWILRPGGITPEDIRRLGLAVELDASLQSTGGDSSDAASSFDGVKEAGGPTPRSPGMKYRHYAPKGMLSIVQGDNPQKVSAYIQERIDEAKAKGEKTGILAFEEHLPYYRADVVLSCGSQDDLSSAGKLLYDALREFDREGVSYILAEGFREDGLGLAVMNRLHKAAGGRLIHI; encoded by the coding sequence ATGACGGAACAAGGGATGGAAACGATGCAGACAAAATATTGGAAAGCTAGCCCCAATGCGGAGGCTTTCGATCCGGCAATCCTTGAAGCCGCGGAGTATTTGCGCAGCGGGAGGCTGGTGGCCTTCCCGACAGAGACGGTTTACGGACTGGGCGCTAATGCCCTTTCGACTGAAGCGGTGGAGAAAATTTTCCAAGCCAAGGGCAGACCGTCGGATAATCCGCTGATCGTCCATATTGCCGATCCCGGACAATTGGACGACTTGGTGCTGGAATACGACGCACCTGTGAAACAACTGATCGAGGCATTCTGGCCGGGCCCGCTGACCTTGGTTCTGCCCGTCAGACCGGGTGCGGTTTCGCCCCGTGTGACCGCCGGTCTATCCACCATCGCGGTGCGGATGCCCGATCATCCGCTGGCGCTGCATTTGATTCGCGCGGCGGGATGCCCGGTGGCGGCGCCCAGCGCCAACCGCTCGGGAAAGCCAAGCCCGACTGCGGCTGAGCATGTGCGCAATGATCTGGACGGAAGAATCGACGGAATTCTGGATGGCGGCCATTCCGGAGTCGGCCTCGAGTCGACCGTAGTCGAGTGGGCGGATGGAAAAGTGTGGATTTTGCGGCCCGGCGGCATTACTCCAGAGGATATCCGGCGTTTGGGGCTGGCGGTAGAGCTTGATGCTTCCTTGCAATCGACCGGGGGGGATTCCTCCGACGCGGCATCATCGTTCGACGGTGTGAAAGAAGCTGGCGGACCAACGCCCCGATCGCCCGGCATGAAGTACAGGCATTATGCTCCCAAGGGTATGCTCAGTATTGTGCAGGGAGACAATCCGCAGAAGGTTAGCGCGTATATTCAAGAGCGCATTGACGAGGCAAAAGCTAAGGGAGAAAAGACGGGAATCCTTGCATTCGAGGAGCATCTGCCGTACTATCGTGCGGATGTTGTGCTGTCCTGCGGCTCGCAGGACGATCTGTCCTCCGCGGGAAAGCTTCTCTATGACGCGCTGCGGGAGTTTGACCGGGAAGGAGTGTCCTATATTTTAGCCGAAGGCTTCAGAGAGGACGGATTGGGGTTGGCGGTGATGAACCGTTTGCACAAAGCGGCAGGAGGCCGATTGATACATATTTAA
- a CDS encoding manganese efflux pump MntP, translated as MSAVNVQLGQFLTILLLAIALGMDAFSLGIGLGLKGIRLSDILKISAVIAVFHIIMPLMGMFAGHYASTLLGSVAAVTGGGLLIILGGHMIYSSLRGETASSFDHRSAWGLTVFSLMVSIDSFSVGISMGLFASDIVLTILLFGAVGGVMSVLGLLLGRKIGYWVGEYGEAFGGIILLAFGIKFLM; from the coding sequence ATGTCGGCCGTTAACGTGCAATTGGGACAGTTTCTAACCATACTGCTGCTGGCGATCGCTTTGGGAATGGATGCTTTTTCTTTGGGAATCGGTCTCGGACTCAAGGGGATCCGGCTGTCGGATATTCTGAAGATTAGTGCGGTCATCGCCGTATTTCATATTATTATGCCATTGATGGGCATGTTTGCAGGCCATTATGCAAGCACTTTGCTGGGAAGCGTCGCAGCAGTTACCGGCGGAGGGCTTCTTATTATTTTGGGCGGCCATATGATTTACAGCTCTCTGCGGGGAGAAACGGCCAGCTCTTTCGATCACCGTTCCGCATGGGGATTGACGGTTTTTTCACTCATGGTCAGCATCGACTCTTTTTCCGTCGGCATTTCAATGGGATTGTTCGCTTCCGATATCGTGCTGACGATTCTGCTGTTCGGCGCCGTCGGCGGGGTCATGTCGGTGCTTGGACTTCTGCTCGGGCGGAAAATTGGCTATTGGGTGGGTGAATACGGAGAAGCTTTCGGAGGTATCATACTGCTGGCATTCGGCATCAAATTTTTGATGTGA
- the glyA gene encoding serine hydroxymethyltransferase, whose protein sequence is MEHLRKSDPEIMKAMGLELQRQQDNIELIASENIVSRAVMEAMGTVLTNKYAEGYPGKRYYGGCEYVDIVEDIARDRAKQLFGADHANVQPHSGAQANLAVYLAALNPGDTVLGMNLAHGGHLTHGSPVNASGLFYNFVAYGVREDTFMIDYDEVRKLAFKHRPRLIVAGASAYPRTIDFEALGQIANDVGALLMVDMAHIAGLVAAGLHPNPVPHAHFVTTTTHKTLRGPRGGMILCRKPWAHAIDKAVFPGTQGGPLMHVIAAKAVAFGEALQPEFKTYSQNVVNNAKTLAEELNAAGLNIVSGGTDNHLMLIDTRNLNITGKDAEHLLDQVKITVNKNAIPFDPTSPFVTSGIRIGTPAVTTRGMGSGEMKTIAEVIAMTLKHPSDSSVQDKARGMVKELTERFPIYAGLSY, encoded by the coding sequence ATGGAACATTTGCGCAAGTCGGATCCGGAAATCATGAAGGCGATGGGACTGGAATTGCAGCGCCAGCAGGATAATATTGAGCTTATCGCATCGGAGAACATCGTAAGCCGGGCGGTTATGGAAGCCATGGGCACGGTGCTGACCAACAAATATGCGGAAGGCTACCCCGGAAAACGTTATTACGGCGGATGCGAATACGTCGATATCGTTGAGGATATTGCCAGGGATCGGGCCAAGCAGCTGTTTGGAGCGGACCATGCCAACGTACAGCCTCATTCCGGCGCACAGGCCAATCTGGCGGTGTATCTTGCCGCTTTGAATCCAGGCGATACGGTATTGGGCATGAACCTGGCCCACGGGGGACATCTGACGCACGGCAGTCCGGTCAACGCTTCGGGACTCTTTTATAACTTTGTGGCTTATGGCGTACGGGAAGATACGTTCATGATCGATTATGACGAAGTGCGAAAGCTGGCCTTCAAACATAGACCGCGGTTGATCGTGGCGGGGGCGAGCGCCTACCCGAGAACGATCGATTTTGAAGCGCTCGGCCAAATCGCCAATGACGTCGGGGCGCTGCTGATGGTCGATATGGCGCATATTGCCGGTTTGGTTGCTGCAGGTCTGCATCCCAATCCGGTGCCTCATGCCCATTTTGTCACGACGACTACACACAAGACTTTGCGCGGACCGCGGGGCGGGATGATTTTGTGCCGGAAACCTTGGGCGCATGCGATCGATAAAGCCGTGTTCCCCGGAACACAGGGCGGTCCCCTGATGCATGTCATCGCGGCCAAAGCGGTAGCTTTCGGTGAAGCGCTCCAGCCGGAGTTCAAGACCTATTCGCAGAATGTGGTCAACAATGCAAAAACACTGGCAGAGGAATTGAATGCCGCAGGTCTGAACATCGTTTCCGGCGGTACAGACAACCACCTGATGCTGATCGATACCCGAAATTTGAACATTACCGGTAAAGATGCCGAGCATTTGCTGGATCAAGTCAAAATTACCGTCAATAAAAATGCGATTCCGTTTGATCCGACCAGCCCCTTTGTCACCAGCGGCATCCGGATCGGGACTCCTGCCGTGACGACACGCGGAATGGGCAGCGGCGAAATGAAAACCATTGCCGAAGTGATTGCCATGACTTTGAAGCATCCGAGCGATTCGTCCGTTCAGGACAAAGCCCGGGGCATGGTGAAAGAGCTGACCGAACGTTTCCCGATTTATGCGGGCTTGTCCTACTGA
- the spoIIR gene encoding stage II sporulation protein R, which yields MLKKSGFRIYLYVFFLLSLLMANGEAEMANAAVVTDKIPEQAIRLRILANSDQTGDQWVKRKVRDAIVESMNGWVRDPMTIEQARTEIRTHIPDLKNIVGSVLHKYGFDYGYKVELGIVPFPTKLYGNQVYPAGNYEALRVTLGNGEGQNWWCVLFPPLCFVDVSGDAVPRDSLTKAAASSQNKDAAVRQKESAGQMKEGKSKGTEQQNLSANSGQSSDSPKPDKEVRFFIVDLFRRLIDLIKSFFS from the coding sequence ATGCTTAAAAAAAGCGGTTTCCGGATTTATTTATATGTTTTTTTTCTTTTAAGTCTATTGATGGCCAACGGGGAAGCGGAAATGGCGAATGCAGCGGTGGTAACGGACAAGATCCCTGAACAAGCGATCCGTCTGCGGATATTGGCAAATTCCGATCAGACCGGGGATCAGTGGGTGAAGCGCAAGGTTCGCGATGCGATCGTCGAATCCATGAACGGATGGGTACGGGACCCGATGACAATTGAACAAGCCCGAACTGAAATCAGAACGCATATTCCCGATCTTAAGAATATCGTCGGTTCGGTTTTGCATAAGTACGGATTTGATTACGGCTACAAGGTTGAGCTTGGAATTGTGCCTTTTCCAACGAAATTGTACGGCAATCAGGTATATCCGGCAGGCAATTATGAAGCGCTGCGGGTAACGCTTGGCAATGGAGAGGGGCAGAATTGGTGGTGTGTCCTGTTTCCACCGCTTTGTTTCGTGGATGTATCCGGTGATGCGGTTCCCCGTGATTCTCTGACAAAGGCAGCGGCCTCTTCACAAAATAAGGACGCGGCGGTTCGGCAGAAGGAAAGCGCCGGCCAAATGAAGGAAGGCAAGTCCAAGGGAACGGAGCAGCAGAATTTATCCGCGAATTCCGGTCAGAGCAGCGACAGCCCCAAACCGGACAAAGAAGTGCGGTTCTTCATCGTCGATTTGTTCCGGAGGCTGATTGATCTGATCAAGAGTTTCTTCTCTTGA
- the prfA gene encoding peptide chain release factor 1: MLDKLQSLADRYDKLSELLCDPAVVNDSQKLREYSKEQSDLQETYEAFVEYKSVSQQLDEAKAMLGEKLDDEMREMVKMEMDELSAKKERLEERLHVLLLPKDPNDDKNVIVEIRGAAGGDEAALFAGDLYRMYTRYAELQGWKTELMDASLNDLGGFKEVVFMVKGKGAYSKLKFESGAHRVQRIPVTESGGRIHTSTATVAVLPEAEDIEIEIKDSDIRVDTFCSSGAGGQSVNTTKSAVRVTHVPTGIVATCQDGKSQNSNKELALRVLRARIYEKMMQEEQAKYDSERKSKVGTGDRSERIRTYNFPQSRITDHRIGLTLHKLDTVLNGDLEEVISALTIAAQAELMEKGELQ, encoded by the coding sequence TTGTTGGATAAGCTTCAATCGCTGGCGGACCGGTATGACAAACTCAGCGAGCTTTTATGCGATCCTGCGGTGGTCAACGATTCTCAAAAGCTGAGAGAGTATTCCAAAGAGCAGTCTGACCTTCAAGAGACTTACGAAGCCTTTGTTGAATATAAATCCGTGTCGCAGCAGCTGGACGAGGCGAAAGCGATGCTTGGCGAAAAGCTCGACGATGAAATGCGTGAAATGGTCAAAATGGAGATGGATGAGCTGTCCGCAAAAAAAGAGCGGCTGGAAGAACGCCTCCATGTGCTGCTGCTGCCCAAAGATCCGAATGACGACAAAAACGTGATCGTGGAAATCCGCGGCGCGGCCGGCGGAGACGAGGCGGCCTTGTTTGCGGGCGACCTGTATCGGATGTATACCCGTTATGCCGAGCTTCAAGGCTGGAAAACGGAGCTGATGGACGCCAGTCTGAACGATCTCGGCGGCTTTAAAGAGGTTGTCTTTATGGTCAAGGGCAAAGGCGCGTACAGCAAGCTGAAATTCGAAAGCGGCGCTCATCGGGTGCAGCGGATTCCGGTGACCGAATCGGGCGGACGCATCCATACGTCCACAGCTACGGTAGCCGTGCTTCCGGAGGCGGAAGACATTGAAATCGAGATCAAGGACAGCGACATCCGGGTCGATACGTTCTGCTCCAGCGGCGCCGGAGGACAGTCCGTCAACACGACCAAGTCGGCGGTGCGCGTCACGCATGTGCCTACGGGCATTGTGGCCACCTGTCAAGACGGGAAATCGCAGAATTCCAACAAAGAGCTGGCGCTGAGAGTGCTTCGCGCGCGCATATACGAGAAGATGATGCAGGAGGAGCAGGCCAAGTACGACAGTGAACGCAAAAGCAAGGTCGGCACCGGCGACCGAAGCGAAAGGATCCGCACTTATAATTTTCCGCAGAGCCGGATTACCGATCACCGGATCGGACTGACGCTGCATAAGCTGGATACGGTGCTGAACGGCGATCTGGAGGAAGTCATCTCCGCGCTCACGATCGCCGCACAGGCAGAATTAATGGAAAAAGGGGAACTGCAATGA
- the prmC gene encoding peptide chain release factor N(5)-glutamine methyltransferase, protein MTRPTLSIREACLRASSLLAERGVEDSRQAAEWLLLHLLRSDRTRLFLHWEEPFPAELAPLWEEAVRRRAQGEPVQYITGEQEFYGLAFRVNPSVLIPRPETELLVEAVIRIGRELWPEPGDSPLLLDIGTGSGAIPVSIAVQCPGWRICAVDISPAALDTARSNAADNGVAERITFLPGDLLLPAAEAGVDADILVSNPPYIPSSDIPGLQREVRDHEPVLALDGGEDGLSFYRRIIGQMELLPHIPQCVGFEVGFGQADAVVQLLRETGRWEEIRVIKDLAGIQRHVLAVRR, encoded by the coding sequence ATGACCCGCCCGACATTGTCGATCAGAGAAGCCTGTTTGCGGGCTTCTTCTTTATTAGCGGAAAGAGGTGTGGAAGATAGCAGGCAGGCGGCCGAATGGCTCCTGCTTCATCTGCTGCGGTCGGATCGTACGCGCTTGTTTCTGCATTGGGAGGAGCCGTTTCCTGCGGAATTGGCGCCTCTGTGGGAGGAGGCAGTGAGACGCAGGGCGCAGGGCGAGCCGGTCCAGTACATCACCGGGGAACAGGAATTCTACGGTCTTGCGTTCCGCGTGAATCCTTCGGTCCTGATTCCGCGGCCGGAAACCGAGCTGTTGGTGGAGGCCGTCATCCGAATCGGACGGGAGCTTTGGCCCGAGCCCGGGGATTCCCCGCTGCTGCTGGATATCGGCACGGGAAGCGGAGCGATCCCGGTCAGTATCGCTGTGCAGTGTCCGGGCTGGCGGATCTGCGCCGTTGATATTTCCCCGGCGGCGCTGGACACGGCAAGAAGCAACGCCGCAGACAACGGCGTCGCAGAGCGCATCACGTTCTTGCCCGGCGATTTGCTGCTTCCTGCGGCGGAAGCGGGTGTGGATGCCGACATTCTGGTATCCAACCCTCCGTATATCCCTTCATCCGACATCCCTGGGCTTCAGCGCGAGGTCCGCGATCATGAGCCGGTTTTGGCGCTCGACGGGGGCGAGGACGGGTTGTCTTTTTACCGGCGGATCATCGGCCAAATGGAGCTTTTGCCGCATATTCCGCAGTGTGTCGGGTTCGAGGTCGGCTTCGGCCAAGCCGATGCAGTGGTGCAACTGCTGAGGGAAACCGGCCGCTGGGAGGAAATCCGGGTTATCAAGGATTTGGCCGGAATCCAGAGGCATGTGCTTGCGGTCAGGCGCTAG
- the ychF gene encoding redox-regulated ATPase YchF codes for MALKAGIVGLPNVGKSTLFNAITQAGAESANYPFCTIDPNVGVVEVPDERMHKLAEIVHPERIVPTAFEFVDIAGLVKGASKGEGLGNKFLAHIREVDAIVHVVRCFEDPNITHVAGGVDPISDIETINLELILADLETVERRLDRSRKNMKSGDKKVIQEVECLERIKEALYADQPARSVELSDDEKLLLRDLHLLTSKPVLYAANVGEDEAAAADSNPLVRKVKAFAAQEGAEVVAISAKVESEIAELEGEDRALFLEELGLPESGLDRLIKAAYKLLGLQTYFTAGVKEVRAWTIPGGTKAPQAAGVIHTDFEKGFIRAEVVGYDALIEAGSMNAAKERGWLRLEGKEYVVQDGDVMHFRFNV; via the coding sequence ATGGCTTTAAAAGCTGGAATTGTCGGGCTGCCCAATGTGGGCAAATCCACTTTGTTCAATGCGATCACTCAGGCGGGAGCGGAATCGGCGAACTATCCGTTCTGCACGATTGATCCGAATGTCGGCGTGGTTGAGGTACCGGATGAAAGGATGCATAAGCTCGCGGAGATCGTGCATCCCGAGCGGATCGTGCCGACGGCGTTCGAATTCGTTGATATTGCGGGCTTGGTCAAAGGGGCAAGCAAGGGAGAAGGGCTGGGCAACAAATTTCTTGCCCATATTCGCGAGGTTGATGCGATCGTGCATGTCGTTCGCTGCTTCGAGGATCCGAACATCACGCATGTAGCCGGGGGCGTCGATCCGATCAGCGATATCGAGACGATCAATCTGGAGCTGATTCTGGCCGATTTGGAGACGGTGGAGCGCCGGCTGGACAGGTCCCGCAAGAATATGAAAAGCGGAGACAAGAAAGTGATCCAGGAGGTGGAGTGCCTTGAACGGATCAAAGAGGCGCTGTATGCGGATCAACCCGCCAGAAGCGTGGAACTGAGCGACGATGAAAAGCTGCTGCTGCGGGATTTGCATCTGCTGACGTCCAAGCCGGTCCTTTATGCCGCGAATGTGGGCGAGGACGAAGCTGCCGCGGCGGATAGCAATCCGCTGGTTCGGAAGGTCAAGGCTTTTGCGGCTCAGGAAGGAGCCGAGGTGGTCGCCATCAGCGCGAAGGTGGAATCGGAAATTGCCGAGCTGGAAGGGGAGGATCGCGCGCTCTTTCTGGAGGAACTCGGTCTGCCCGAATCGGGTTTGGATCGGTTGATTAAAGCAGCCTACAAGCTGCTCGGCTTGCAGACCTATTTTACCGCAGGCGTAAAGGAAGTCAGGGCATGGACGATCCCCGGCGGGACCAAGGCACCGCAAGCGGCCGGCGTGATTCACACCGACTTCGAGAAAGGATTCATCCGCGCCGAAGTTGTCGGCTATGACGCGCTGATCGAGGCCGGTTCGATGAACGCCGCCAAGGAACGGGGCTGGCTGCGCCTGGAAGGCAAAGAATATGTCGTGCAGGATGGCGACGTGATGCATTTTCGCTTCAATGTGTGA
- a CDS encoding TIGR01440 family protein encodes MTDMKAIAGAVETIGRELAEAGNLVKGQILVIGCSTSEIVGRHIGTSGTEEAAEQIFLAVESLRRELGIFTAFQCCEHLNRALVVEKELIRHYPLLEQVSAVPVPKAGGAMAAYAYRHMQDPCLVETIQAHAGIDIGETLIGMHLRRVAVPFRPSIRQIGLASVIAAYTRPKLIGGPRAVYTLEQQATEPQSGSC; translated from the coding sequence ATGACGGATATGAAGGCAATCGCGGGAGCTGTCGAAACCATTGGCAGGGAACTGGCTGAAGCGGGCAATCTGGTGAAGGGGCAGATCCTGGTGATCGGCTGCAGTACCAGTGAAATCGTCGGCAGGCATATCGGCACCTCAGGTACGGAGGAAGCGGCTGAGCAGATTTTTCTGGCTGTGGAATCACTGCGCCGGGAGCTCGGGATTTTTACCGCCTTTCAATGCTGCGAGCATCTCAACCGGGCATTGGTTGTTGAGAAAGAACTCATTCGTCATTATCCTCTGCTTGAACAGGTTTCCGCCGTTCCCGTGCCGAAAGCGGGCGGAGCCATGGCAGCCTATGCCTACCGTCACATGCAGGACCCCTGTCTGGTCGAGACGATCCAGGCGCATGCCGGTATCGATATCGGGGAAACTTTGATCGGAATGCATCTGCGGAGGGTGGCCGTGCCCTTTCGTCCAAGCATACGGCAGATCGGTTTGGCCAGCGTGATTGCGGCATATACAAGACCGAAGCTGATCGGCGGGCCCAGAGCGGTGTATACGCTGGAGCAGCAGGCGACGGAGCCGCAATCGGGAAGCTGTTGA